The Dioscorea cayenensis subsp. rotundata cultivar TDr96_F1 chromosome 16, TDr96_F1_v2_PseudoChromosome.rev07_lg8_w22 25.fasta, whole genome shotgun sequence sequence ATTTTAGATTCCATCCATATATTCCTATCAACAAAACATTCAAGATGTTTCTTAATTTATGTCTCTGGTCTTAATAATTGGAGATTACAACTATAGGAGAACTCCCATGCATCCCCATCTGCATTGCTTTATAACTCCATCCTCCCACATGAAGATAAATATGTGGCCGTCTGCATTTGTTCAGAGGTAGATGAAAGAACCAGACTTGTCACTATTTGATATAAAAAGCCATTGAGCTAGATTGTTGCGTCTTAGAGAAGAATGGTACTTTCCACCAAATTTACAGAAGCTTCTAGTAGATTTTTGCTGAGGAATAAGCTTAAAGAAAGTAGTAAGTGGTTTCCAATGACTTGtcaagatttaaatatttattagatgGAAATTAATAACTaagaaaagatatttattatttgcaaaGAATGGTTCAGCAATGTCAGGTCAATTCACTTACTCCAAGACTCTTATTTGGGTCATCTAATGCTTTTTTTGCAGCCTCAACTGTCTTGTATGTAACAAAGCCAAATCCTGCCAAAGTTATAAGGGATATATTCAGTAATTGTTAGGAACTTGATATGAAAAATGATATTAGGTTTTTATCTTCCATACTTTGATTTGGTTGTTTCTTTATCATAAGCAACTGAGCCTTCTTCTATCTCCCCATGCCTGCCAAAGAATTTGAGCAAAGTTTCACTTGAAATTTCTGGGGAAAGACCTCCTATATAAATTTTCCTCAGTGCCAGGTCAGTGCTGACAGATCCACTGCTTAGCCCCTCACAAGCAAGATTACAAACAGCCAAGCGGCCCTGAGATGACAATGCATGACATTTTCATTTGTCCAATAATAAGGAAAATTGTCCAGATGTAATTTTGCCTGAATTTCATCTAGTGAAATGGATTGGAAGATATTGTAACTGTATAGAACAAAAAAGAgcaaaaaatttgaagaaagcTCCTAAAATGATGGCACTGAACAAAATGAGTGAGATTTGGTAGAAGATTTAAACAACTACAAATACTTGACACTTTTTTAGCAAAAAAGGAAATCAGTGATCTGACAAGGactaataaatcaaagattcagttaattggaaaaaacaaaattcaccAAGTTAACAGCATCTACATGTAGCTTTCTATTTGCATTCATTATATTTCTTACATCAATCAACTTGCTTGGCTCTTGTAGTGCTCTCTGGGCAGATTCCATATGTCGGTAAGTTATGAAGCCATATCCACGGGACTTTCCAGTTGCTTTGTCTGTAATGACAGCACCTTCCTCAATATCACCATGAGCGCTAAATGCCTGCTCAAAAGTTTCTCAAAGAACATTAGAAGCATGAAAGAATAAGCCTCCTTTCAGTACCTTAAATCGGACGATTAGTGAGTCGACAGTAAGGGAAGATCATAAGCAGGGGAAAAATACTAATATAAAACTCTAGATAATCAGTCAGGCACTCTTAATGCACGCAAACAGCAAAGCACTCACAGAAAACAGGGTTTCTGAAGTAGTCTCCCAAGACAAGCCACGGACAAAAAGCTTGCGGTGAACAGGATCTGCACTTGCAACACCTCTAATTTCTTCTGCAACTTCAGGTATCTGAGTACCACTGCACAGCTCAGCATGCAAAACATGCATACACACATGCATCGTCAAATCAGATATAAACGATGAATCTAGATCCTTATAACACCTTACTTGAGAAGTAGGGAAACATAAACATAAGACTCGTTTCATGAAGCAATTCAGGCAAGCAGGATTCGGCAATCCAGAGTTACTGGAGCAAACTATTGCACAAATTAAAAACAGTTATGGAAGGCATTCACACAAAGATGTGGCACACTAGCACCAGGGTTGCTTCGTCAAGCTCCTCATAGAACATAGACAAAAGGGCTAAACAAATGATGTCCCCACTGGTGAATGACATTAATGAGAAGCTATGCTATCATACGTATCATATGTTCATGCTTTCTATGGCGATTCTGATCAGAAAAATGATAACTTTACCGAGTAATTTAGCGCTGGAGTTGCCTATATAAAATCGAAAAACTAGTTCTCTGTTTAGAGAATTGCACATAAAAATCCATCCAGTCACCAATCAGCTGAAATGATTGGCAATGACTCCCGAAAATACTAGCAAAAtgtctcaaaaacaaaaaaaggcacAATTTTTTAATGCCAAATCTCAAAAAGCTAAGAGACTCGAAAGAAAGATAACCCTTTTTGGTTTCCACTCGATCAGAGAGCTTACAGCTTGACTAGGAGATCGACGAGCTAGTCCTTTCTGAGGGGGTCGAGAAGCAACCGCAATTGCTCGTCGGATTGGCGAGCGAGGACGCTGTCGCCAGTGCCGGTTCTCTCGAGCTTTCGTTTCTTGGGGTCCTCCATCGCCGCCATGTCTAGACCTCTGACCTCGCTCGAGAGACGAAGATGTGATGAAAACCCGAAAGCCGATAGAGGCTAGCTCAGTAGATAGCCTTGTCTTCTCGCCGCCGCTCAACATAATCAACGGCTCAGATTCTCTGAGGCCCCAGATATCAATCATATATAACATCATCATCTGTtaactaatttattttccaattattataaattaactgTAATTTATGCATAACACTATTTTATAAGAAACGGAGGTTGTGATTGTGATTTTCTTCAGATTATTATTGATCCATAAAACACACAAAAattgaaggggaaaaaaaaaaacctgaaattaaattttgggcATTCATGCCAGTTTTATTCGGTATGTTCCTGGACATAAACAACTAAAACAGCCATGCATTTCCCTCAAGCATGAAGGGCAAGCACACATGATGACAAACCTATTCAGAACCAAACACACTGATATAGTGTCTAATTTATATGgcttaaaaatttgaaaatgaagacatttcagagagaagagaagatagGGACACCAGGGAGGGTGGCTCCTGCATCTACAATGAAGGTATTGCCAGTGACATACTCTGATGAGTCGTGAATCAAGTATCGAACTAATCCTGTCAAGGCAGGATCAGATGTGCCAAAAGTCCTTAGCGGAACGACCTTCTCAGCCACTTTGTTCAGCCATTCTTTCTGCATCAGCCCTTGTGTGATCTCTGATTTGAACAACCCTGGTGCTACAGCATTTACACGGATATTATACTCCCCGAGCTCCAATGCCATGACCTGGTAACATTGGAAATTCAGTTTATTTTCAAACGCAACAAatggtttgaaaattttccCCTGGCATCAAacggggaaaaaaaaagaaagcagtGTGGATTCCCACTGCTTTCGATGGTGGTACCTTTGTGAGCATGATAACTCCTCCTTTTGATGCACTGTATGCAGCTCCTCCAGGTAACTGCCCTCGATGAAGACCGCCAATGGATGAAATATTGATCACTGaacctttttgttttgcatCACGCATCCGTATGCAAACATGTTTGGATACTAACCATAGTCCAGTTAGATTGGTGGTGATGTTGCCATTCCAGTCTTCTTCAGTCCAATCTAGTGGGGAATGCACTTCACCTGAGACATGCGGTAAACAAAAGTCGGCAGAATTAGCAAGAGATTAAGTGGACAGTAAATATATATAGGCAATTGTTCATTGTTTAGAATACAAGACAGAAGAAAGTCAGAGAAACAAAAGTGGGATTTTTGATGTTTTGcaagtcaacaaatgaaaatgtttGGTAGCGAGCAACAACAagctttctcaagattttgggtttgtttccTGAAGACTAAGTAAGAAACTAAATTCCAGATAATGGCAGCATCATATACCAACCAATTAGGGAATAGAATCTGTGTACATTTCacagaccaaaaaaaaaataaaatcatgtgcTTTTTTTTGGTGGAACACTTGCAGATTAGCTGCTGGTCACGAGATATATGTGCCTCCAGAACCTTAAGTTGCCAGTGGCTAAAATTTATACCATATTTAAATCCAATTTTGCCTTAGGTTGCGATTACCTTCAAAAGGTAAACTCATTCTATATGTCACATCCAGTTGATTTATGTGGCAGTCCACAAGTATTTCTAGCCCATTTCTGAAGCTTAAAATGAACCAACTGTTTCCACAATCCACAACATGAGCTAACTGAATGACTAAGCAACAAGACTGAAAGAACTTTACGAACATCCCAAATGGTATAATGTAGGAACAAGATCTACTAATTACATGGAAACTTAAATACAGTCTTGTGTACCGGAAGTGACATTACACACAGAAAAATTGGTCACTGTAAAGGCACTATCAAATTTCTTGAGTAATCTTCAGTCTAATATCAAGAGGATATGCATCATACCACATTTTCGTATGTTTTTAAAGAGAGTACCAAGGATATTCTGAGCATGAAGCACAAAAGCTATGCAGATTTATAAAAAGACAAGATTGAGTCGATAAGGTTTTCCTTCATTGATATTCAAGTTAAAAACTGGAAAAAGGCATTAGGGCAAAAAGGAAATTTGGGAGTGAGATCATATTTGAATGAAGGTCATGTAATCTAATCAAACTGCAGACTTAACTTAAAAGCATACAGCGTTTCTTAATTCCTAAAAGCAACAGTCAACCTTACTATAATTCTTTCAGCACATAGAGATTATAAGCTACAGAGTATCAACCTCGCAAGGCATGCAAGACAATGTTGCAAAGAAATGACCCTTGAATATGAGAATAGGGCAAATAACTGAAGGTTCAATTACTTGTACACtccaaatgcatgaaaatatcaTCCAAgcgaaaataaaaaataatactttgaaTACAACGATATTTATTAAACCTGAAAAAAATGTCAAGAACGTATTTTGACAGCACAGAAGCCAGATCTGAAAAACTGAATCTAAAAATGGACTGGGAGGGAATCgtgattattatgatttttcaaACATCATCTAGTCTTGTCCAAAAAGTCATTTGTTGTATCACCAGGAACATTGgaataaaattgatattatGTTCGTTGCATCAACGAAGACTATTATATTATACAGAGTATTCCAACACCCAGCAAACTATATAAGACAAAATGAAACAGATAAATAGATGCATACTAAGCGCGCTGAAAAAGTAAATTTGAACCTCTAGGTTTGGTAGCACAgtcaaaagaaatgaaaaattcaaaagaaacttTCCTGTTGATTCTCTGAATGCTCTGGGACGCTTGTAAACCAAGAGAACATTTGACCAACTAAGCTGTAGTTTTTCTGAATATTATAAACAGAAAATTCCGTTTCAACGAAGCACAGCATAAACGTTTGCTATAGAACATTTAATAGCGAGAATAACAggaacaaaattcaaaaattgcCCAAAAAGCTATGCAAAATGCACCAGGTTTCATGTTCTAGACACAGAACAAACGAAGTTCAAGGTCTCCTTAATGAATCAATGAAAAATTGGCGGCTTTTTTTACGAACTACAATGTTTGTCATAATTGCCATGTTAGTTAAGAATTTGGGAATgaaagatggaaagaaaaaatagaatttattcGAATCAGGATCTAGGTATAGGCATTACCTCTAATCCCAGCGTTATTAACAAGGGCATCAATACGGCCAAAGGCGTCCCAAGCCCTCTGAACAGAAGCCTCGATCTCGGCGCTCTTGCCGCTGACATCAAGCTCCACGGCCACCGATCGAACGGGCTTCGGCTCCTGATCGTCCTCTGCCGATGCAGCGCCGTTGATCTGGTCACAAAGTGAGCGGAGGCGATCAGTGCGACGGGCAGCGGCAACGATGAGGCAACCAGCGCGGGCGAGGTGGAGACAGAGTTCACGACCAATACCAGAGGACGCACCAGTGACCATGACCACCTTCCCCTCAAGCTTCTCCCATGGCTGTCGCTGCATCCCCGCCATAGCGCAAGCTCTACGAAACTTCGAGAGGTTTGAAAAGCGTTTTGAAGGCGTGAAACGAAGACTCAAAGACGCGCTTTTTATAAATCGAAGACCGGCTGCGCCGGACTCGCACTATGCGTGCTTTTACGATAATGTCATGCTGCCTTTGGAaattgatcatcatcatcatcatcatcacacatatatatataatataataatccaATGGACTCAATTCCTTGATGGATTTTTAAATCCAACTTTTTCAAATCATTCGTTTTTGTAAccaataataagttaataacttcaataaatatatagtattataaattatttatacagTGGAATATATAATACTcttattttaaacattttatcaTAATCATAACATAACATAACACGTCATAACTATTCAACTTGACTTGCACCACCCTaggtaaaaacaaaatatataaatcaaacaacACCCACCGGCTTTCTCTATAGAAATAGATAAAAAGATCACATCTGGACCCTATATATGTCAGCCATTGGATTTGTATTTAACGGCTTCAAATCATCCATACCTATGAAGAATGATTTCAATCGTAACAATCCAACAATGTTGTCAAACAATATTACAATCAATACCAACTTAAATGCGATATATGGATCTGATTGTTGTGATCAGGATATCCATGAAGTTTATAACTAGAGATGTTCCTAGATTACCTATGCTCAcacatatgtacatatatgGATGAACCATGTGGGCTGGATTAACTTACAGGATAATGACTCCAAGGTGGTTCCAAGCACATTGAACCCATTGAATAATATGTGAACagtattattgtattaattttaaaCTGTATCTACACTATTGTATGGTATTACACATCATGGGGATTTGACCCTCATATTCATCTATTCAACTGAGTTGCCACTGGGCCATCTAGTAGCTGTCATCATAATGTTTTAACCAATTCCGGTTATCAATTAATTGTAATAtatctataatattttttcataagaaATGGTTCTAACGATTATATCATATAGcatgataataataatcagGCTTGGAACAGCTGAATGATTGTTTAGTTTCACGAGGTAGAAAGTTCAAAAAGTTCTAATTCAATAGTTAAGAATTCATAGTTTGTTCACATGCAGCAtgtccatatttattaaaatatatatagcgtgatttttttttatattattgattaaaagaaatttataaacataaacattgcgaacttaaaatttgaaattaaaaattttgcacATGCATTTCAGTCTTATTCGGTATTAATTTTCTGGACAGAAACAACTGTGAGACATAGCCATGCATTTCAGTTATACATAAACCTCAAGCAACAAGAGCAGAGCAGGCACACATGACATGATGGCAAACCCACTTACTATTCAGAAGCAAACACACtgctagatatatatatatatatatatatatatgtaatcaaAATCAGACACctaaacatacatacatatatatatatatatatatggatgaagCTGGAGACAATTAATTCAGAGGGAAGAGAAGAGAGGAAAACCAGGGAGGGTGGCTCCTGCATCTACAATGAAGATATTGCCAGTGACATACTCCGACAAGTCATGAATCAAGTAGCGAACTACCCTTGTCAGTGCAGGATCAGATGTGCCAAAAAGTCTTTAATGGAACAATCTTCTCGGCCACTTTGTTCACCCATTCTTTTCTCATCAGCCCTTGTGTGATCTCTGATTTGAATAATCCTGGTGCTAAGGCGTTCACTCGGATGTTATACACCCCAAGTTCCAAAGCCATGACCTGACAACATGGAAATTAGTTAAGACATAAGGCtcagttttattttcaaatgtaaaaactTTGTATATATGAATCatgatggtatatatatatatatataccttggtGACCATGTTGACTCCTGCTTTTGATGCACAGTATGCAAGTGCTCCAGGCCCCTGGCCACGATCAAGAGCGGCAATGGATGAGATATTGATCACTGaacctttttgttttgcatCCCGCATCCGTGTGCAGACATGTTTGGATACCAACCATAGTCCAGTTAGATTGGTTTTGATGTTGGTATTCCAGTCTTCTTCACTCCAATCTAGTGGGGAATACACCCAACCTCAGACAagtacacaaaaaaaaagtcagCAGAATTAATTATAACCAATAGATTTAATTAGACACCCTAATTAAGCAAGAATCtaattaagttatatatatatattttgtacgTAGTTTTGCAAGTCAACAAAAGAAAGGCGTGGTTGGTAATGCATGCATGAGCAACAAcaagcttttttttctttagatttaAGGTTTGTTTCATAAAGCTTAAGTAAGAAACTagattcaaaataataacagTATTATCGTATTTACCGCTCTAGCAATAGATTTACAACTCATACTTTAGGAAATAAGTTTGCTGCGGGTCATGACTCATGAATGAATAATAGTATtaccattaattaattacctcTAATCCCAGCGTTATTAACAAGGGCATCAATACGGCCAAAGGCATCCCAGGCCTTTTGAACAGCAGCCTCGATCTCGGTGCTCTTGCCACACACATCAAGCTCCACGGCC is a genomic window containing:
- the LOC120279235 gene encoding 3-oxoacyl-[acyl-carrier-protein] reductase FabG-like; amino-acid sequence: MAGMQRQPWEKLEGKVVMVTGASSGIGRELCLHLARAGCLIVAAARRTDRLRSLCDQINGAASAEDDQEPKPVRSVAVELDVSGKSAEIEASVQRAWDAFGRIDALVNNAGIRGEVHSPLDWTEEDWNGNITTNLTGLWLVSKHVCIRMRDAKQKGSVINISSIGGLHRGQLPGGAAYSASKGGVIMLTKVMALELGEYNIRVNAVAPGLFKSEITQGLMQKEWLNKVAEKVVPLRTFGTSDPALTGLVRYLIHDSSEYVTGNTFIVDAGATLPGVPIFSSL